Proteins from a single region of Planctomycetota bacterium:
- the groL gene encoding chaperonin GroEL (60 kDa chaperone family; promotes refolding of misfolded polypeptides especially under stressful conditions; forms two stacked rings of heptamers to form a barrel-shaped 14mer; ends can be capped by GroES; misfolded proteins enter the barrel where they are refolded when GroES binds), which translates to MPAKKIAFDQDARSAVYAGVKKLARAVKVTLGPSGRNVVLEKSFGSPTVTKDGVTVAKEIELEDSYENMGAQMVKEVADKTSKIAGDGTTTATVYAEAIFGEGLRNVGSGANSTQVQRGIQRAVEAIVAELRTMSRPVKDSKEVAMVGTSSANQDKQIGDLIAQAMDKVGRDGVITVEEGKALDTTIDLVEGMQFDKGYLSPHFVTDQTTREAVLEDAYVLIFEKKISNARDFIPILSKVAESGKPLLVIAEDIEGEALATLVVNALRGTFKAVAVKAPGFGDRRKAMLQDIAVLTGGEAVMEELGLKLETLELDKLGRAKKVRINKDTTTIIEGAGAEKEIKARIEQIKNEIDATTSDYDREKLQERLAKMAGGVAQINVGAATEVAMKEKKARVEDALHACRAAVEEGILPGGGTATIRAAAKTLDKVKGDCDNEDQKIGVDIVRRAVEAPLKQIAENAGVDGSVVAQKVKENLKDVTFGYNALTHEYGDLIKMGVIVPTKVERTALENAGSISGLLLTTEAVISEIKEDKPEPAGMPGGGMGGMGGMGGMGGMM; encoded by the coding sequence ATGCCTGCTAAGAAAATCGCTTTCGACCAAGACGCACGCTCCGCCGTCTACGCCGGCGTCAAGAAGCTCGCCCGCGCCGTCAAGGTCACCCTCGGCCCGTCAGGCCGCAACGTCGTCCTCGAAAAGTCCTTCGGCTCGCCCACCGTCACCAAGGACGGCGTGACCGTCGCCAAGGAGATCGAGCTCGAAGACTCGTACGAAAACATGGGCGCCCAGATGGTCAAGGAGGTCGCCGACAAGACCTCCAAGATCGCCGGCGACGGCACCACCACCGCCACCGTCTACGCCGAGGCTATCTTCGGTGAAGGCCTTCGCAACGTCGGCTCCGGTGCGAACAGCACCCAGGTCCAGCGCGGAATTCAGCGGGCCGTCGAAGCCATCGTCGCCGAGCTCCGCACGATGAGCCGCCCGGTCAAGGACTCCAAGGAAGTCGCCATGGTCGGCACGTCCTCCGCCAACCAGGACAAGCAGATCGGTGACCTCATCGCCCAGGCGATGGACAAGGTCGGCCGCGACGGCGTTATCACCGTCGAAGAGGGCAAGGCCCTCGACACCACGATCGACCTTGTCGAGGGCATGCAGTTCGACAAGGGCTACCTGTCGCCCCACTTCGTCACCGATCAGACGACGCGCGAGGCCGTCCTCGAAGACGCGTACGTCCTCATCTTCGAGAAGAAGATCAGCAACGCCCGCGACTTCATCCCGATCCTGAGCAAGGTCGCCGAGAGCGGCAAGCCGCTGCTCGTCATCGCGGAAGACATCGAGGGCGAAGCCCTGGCGACCCTCGTCGTCAACGCCCTTCGCGGCACGTTCAAGGCCGTCGCGGTCAAAGCGCCCGGCTTCGGCGATCGTCGTAAGGCGATGCTGCAGGACATCGCCGTCCTCACCGGCGGCGAGGCCGTGATGGAAGAGCTCGGCCTCAAGCTCGAGACCCTCGAGCTCGACAAGCTCGGCCGGGCCAAAAAGGTCCGCATCAACAAGGACACCACGACCATCATCGAAGGTGCCGGTGCCGAGAAGGAAATCAAGGCCCGCATCGAGCAGATCAAGAACGAGATCGACGCGACCACCAGCGACTACGACCGCGAGAAGCTCCAGGAGCGTCTCGCCAAGATGGCCGGCGGTGTGGCACAGATCAACGTCGGCGCGGCCACCGAGGTCGCCATGAAGGAGAAGAAGGCCCGCGTCGAAGACGCCCTGCACGCCTGCCGCGCCGCCGTCGAGGAAGGCATCCTTCCCGGCGGTGGCACCGCGACCATCCGCGCCGCGGCCAAGACGCTCGACAAGGTCAAGGGCGACTGTGACAACGAGGACCAGAAGATCGGCGTCGACATTGTTCGTCGCGCCGTCGAGGCCCCGCTCAAGCAGATCGCCGAGAACGCTGGCGTCGACGGCAGCGTGGTCGCCCAGAAGGTCAAGGAGAACCTGAAGGACGTCACCTTCGGCTACAACGCTCTGACACACGAGTACGGCGACCTCATCAAGATGGGCGTCATCGTCCCGACCAAGGTCGAGCGCACCGCCCTCGAAAACGCCGGCAGCATCAGCGGCCTGCTCCTGACCACCGAGGCGGTCATCAGCGAGATCAAGGAAGACAAGCCCGAACCCGCCGGCATGCCCGGCGGCGGAATGGGTGGCATGGGCGGAATGGGTGGCATGGGCGGGATGATGTAG
- a CDS encoding co-chaperone GroES, with product MAQLRPLGGNILVKRLEAETVTKSGIVLPDSAKEKPKRGTVQAIGDGKLLDNGEKSTFSVKKGDEVLFTSYAGTEVKIDGDELLIMSEDDVLAIVS from the coding sequence ATGGCCCAACTCCGACCCCTCGGCGGCAACATCCTCGTCAAGCGTCTCGAAGCCGAGACCGTCACCAAGAGCGGCATCGTCCTGCCCGACAGCGCAAAGGAAAAGCCCAAGCGCGGCACCGTCCAAGCCATCGGCGACGGCAAGCTCCTCGACAATGGCGAGAAGAGCACCTTCAGCGTCAAGAAGGGCGACGAAGTCCTCTTCACCAGCTACGCCGGCACCGAAGTCAAGATCGACGGCGATGAGCTGCTCATCATGAGCGAAGACGACGTCCTCGCCATCGTCAGCTAA